In Sandaracinaceae bacterium, the sequence CACGCACCGCGACGACGTGGCCGACCACGACCGCTACGCCGCAGCGCTGGGGGCCACGCGCGTCATGCACAAGCGCGACCTGCGCCCGCACACGCGCAGCGTGGAGAGCCTCATCGAGATCACGGAGCCCACCCCGCTCGACGACGAGCTGCTCATGATCCCGGTGCCCGGCCACACGCAGGGCTCCATGTGCCTCTTGTACAAGGACCGCTACCTGTTCAGCGGCGACCACCTGGCGTGGGACATCATCCGCAAGCGCCTGTTCAGCTTTCGGCAGGCGTGCTGGTACGACTGGGACCAGCAGATCGCGTCCACCGAGGCACTGCGCGGGCGCAGCTTCGAGTGGGTGCTGCCGGGGCACGGGCCGCGCGGGAAGGCCAGCGCAGAGGCCATGCAGCAGGCGCTCGAGGGCTGCATCGCGTGGATGCGCAAGGCCGCCTGAGCCGCGCGCGTTTCAGAGTTCATCCTCGACATTGCGGACGATTCCGGGGGCTCCCGCCATGCCTGATGACCCCAACGAGAGACCCCCGTCCCCTCCCGACCCGGCCGAACCCGACGTCACGAGCGTGTTCGTCTCGCCATAGGTCGACGCCACAGTGTGGTTGTGGACGTAGATGCCGTAGCTGGAGCCTCCCGCACCACCGCCACCGCCTGCCCCGTGGCCCCCGTCGCCGCCGTTGCCGCCGCTCCCTCCTGCACCGAGCACGAACGACCACGCGGCCCCGGCGGTGCCACCGCCCGCGCCCCCTTCGCCCCCTTCGCCGCCTCGGTTGCCCGCGCCCCCGCGGCCCCCGTCGCCGCCGGTTCCGAGCGTGATCGTGTTGTTCGAAAGGGAGGGCAGGCTCGAGCTGGGTGCCGAGAAGACGATGAAGAATGCGAACGATCCGCCGCCGGGATCGCCAGCACCCCCACCCGTGCCTCCGCAGCCGCCAGCACCGCCGCCGCCGCCGCTGCCTCCGAGCGTGTCCGCGATGCCCGCACAGAGGACCGTGTGGTCGACGCCGCCGCCAGCACCGCCGCCGCCGGCGCCGCCGCCCGGAGTTCCGTGGGTGCCCGCGTGCCCGCCCCCGCCCCGCCACTCCGCGGAGGCCTCCACTGTCGATCCGGTGCCACCCATGCCGCCTGCTCCGTTGGCTCCGGGGCCACCGTCCATGCCAGCCACGCCGGCCGCCGACATTCCGCCCGTGTTGCACGCTCCACAGTTCGGGCAGGTACGGTCGGACCCGCCGGGCCCGGCCGTGCCGGCCGTCCCACCCGCAATGGAGCGCGAACCTACCCCGCCGCTGTTCTGAGCGGTGGTGCCGGAGGGGCACAAGGCACCCGCTCCAGCGCCGCCCGACACGCTCATGCCACCACAGACCTGCGTCCCCGGTGCACCGCACGATGTCGTCACGGATGTGCCAGAGGCGTTGAAGCATTGGGGAACGTTGCCGGGCACGTCGGGCGCCTGACTACACATGCTGACGGCGGCCGTCTCGATGTAGCGTTCGCCCGATTGTCCGTCGGGTCCATCGGTGCCCTCGAGTCCAGCCGTACCCGATGATCCATCAGCACCCCTCCCGGCGAAGACGTGGTTGTCGCGGATCACGAGGTCAGACGACGCATCCCGAATCCAGAAGGCGTAGCTGTTGGCCGAGCTCGTGACAGCATCGGTCCCCTGCACAGTGAAGCCCTCGAACACGGTCGGTAGCGTGATGCCGTCGGCGACGACCGACTTGGCGTGTCCGGCT encodes:
- a CDS encoding MBL fold metallo-hydrolase, with protein sequence MASKHKALPTNVPGDFFVDSGCIDCGTCRWVALGTFDGKNDQSFVRQQPEGAQIAAALRAVVACPTGSIGTLSKHDLAPAIESFPMPIDAREDTGIYHLGFHSRDSFGAASYLIVRGDGRNVMVDSPRFNKGLVERIEALGGVHTMFLTHRDDVADHDRYAAALGATRVMHKRDLRPHTRSVESLIEITEPTPLDDELLMIPVPGHTQGSMCLLYKDRYLFSGDHLAWDIIRKRLFSFRQACWYDWDQQIASTEALRGRSFEWVLPGHGPRGKASAEAMQQALEGCIAWMRKAA